CTTGTTCTTAGTCTCAGTAATGAAAGAAAGGAATCCACAATAAAAAGGAGGGAACAAAAAAAGCTTCAAAGGTAGATGGATTCGAGCCTCACTTCTCCGGCACCGAGGAACAAGAAAGTATGGTCAGCTAAGCTCCCACCAACTAATTTCAGGGCTGCTATAATCCCTGATAATACCACAGATGCCGTACCCTGAATCAAATTGGAAGGGGCTACTTTAGAGAAACATtaccaaattgaaaacaaaatggCTAGAGGTCAGAAAGTTTCTGAACGCGTTACTTGTATATCATCATTAAAGACGAGATGAGATGAACGGTATCGTGACAGCAACTCGAATGCATTATGGTTCGCAAAATCCTCAAACTGGGGAATAAAAGTTAAACATTAAGATAACAGGACAGCCATGTGAACAAACTCAAAACTTCAAAGAAGTATGAAACAGTTGgttgaaaaatgataaagacCTGTATTAGAACCTTCTCCCCGTAGTTCTGTTTAACTGCACTCATGAACTCGTCTAGAAGCTCTGTATATTCctaaatcaaaagaaagaaaaaccacctttataataaaatatttacatttgtcaaaatatttttaaaaaaatgcagtAACTGAGAAGGGAAGGAGACAAGAATATCATGAAACCTGCCCAGTTGCCCTTTTATGCCTGAGCCCAATGTAAAATTCATCATTCAATAGCTCCTCATTGTTTGTGCCAACGTCGATGGTTATAGGCAAGCACTGTAgacaataaattaaatagaaaagttactttcaaatttattattaaaaaggtCCTATTAATTTGTCAACACTTTTGATAAAACAACTAATTAAGGTCTATTTGAAGTAACAAAACTTTCAAGTCTCCATGAGGAGTTTATCGAACTGCATCGTCAGAGAGGTGTGGTCATAACCTAGTTGGGCTAATTAATGCTAAAACacataaacaaagaaaattatgcCAAGAAATTAGCCTTAAACTCACGATCACGAGAATCTAGTTTAAAATAACATAAGAACAAATAATGTAAAAGTCCATGAAACAAAGGGGAGAGCAGTTGGAATAGGGCTTACTGCTGAAGGACGAACTCCTCCGAGCGCTGTATACAGAGAAAGTTTTCCGACAGGAATCCCCATTCCCTGATAAACATGAAACAATCATGTCAAAGAAATTGCTTAAAAACTCAACAGTGAGCCAAGAGATAGAGATTATATGAAATCCAACGCATAATTTATCTTTGCAGATATCAAATTCAAATTGAATCAAATGTACCATACCTGGCAGCCAAGATCACCAAGCCCCAATATACGCTCACCATCAGTCACGACAATAACTTGAATAGACTTCTCTGGCCAATTTTTCAAGACTTCAAGAATCTTACCCCTGAAAAAATTGACAGACCATTAATTATTTGGTTCAATTCTATGcacaagattaaaaataaaaaattccttCAGAAATTATACTTCTCTTTCAAACTGATGTAAAGTCCCTGGGGATGCCTAAAAATGCTTCCATATTTCTGGCAAGCTTCACCAACAGTTGGAGTGTACACAACTGGAAGCAGTTCCTCAACATTATCGATCAGAAGCTTGTAAAACAGCCTTTCATTTCTCTCCTGGAGAACACAACAAAGTTGTACCAGAGCTTCAGTAAGAGTTGCTTAAATATTGTTAACACCCATGAAACAAGATTAGCACCACTTATTTCCAGTTTTAAATTACAAAGACAAATCTTGATCCAAATTACATCCTCAAGAGTAGGGCCTCGAGGGAGAGGGGGCAAGAGAGAGTCAACTTGAATCAAAAGGAAACCGTGgtttaacaattgaaaattaAAGCCCCTTCTGTGACTTGATTTGGATTGATTTTAAAATACTGAAGAGGATCCTTTTAGAGTTCATTGTCTCAGGTATGTTTGACTGTTCTAAAACCAATATGAATTAGGCAAATGAAAAATTACCTGAAGATCCATCATGGCCATGTACCTTTGCAATGGAACTTTATATTGGCGAAGATTGTGCATTAACTTCCTTTCCTAAAAAGCAATAAGTACAAATTATCCAATTAGCAAAACCAAAACAATGACAACTATGGTATTAAGCACTGATTGTATGAGTAAGATAAATAGGTCGTTTAAGTAACCTGAAGCTCCTGAGAAAGCACTGATGGAGGCAGAAGACCTCGCAAGTAGTgagcatctctctctttcccatTGAAGGCAAGCCCTTTGTTGTGGCGTGGATCCCGCAGCAAGGTATACCCGCTGAAAACATACggtcaacaaaaaaaaaaatcaacttttgcaCGATGTTTCTGTTCTTTATACCATTATCAAGCAAGAAATGAAAAGgcacagaagaaaaaaaaatcagaatgatTGGGATAAGTAAGCACCATTAAGGACGGCCAGTCCatgtaatttaaaattttggggAGAAAATTGCGAGGAAACTATGAAAATGAAGGTGAAATGAATAAAGATcgcattttttgaaaaaatgaaaagaaaaaaaatcaggtGCCTACATCCATCAAAATAGAGGTTGAAGGCACTTTTTTCCAAAACCAATTTCTCATCAAGATATATCTAGCATTCGATTCGTAGACTTTATTCTCTCACTTGCTGATCAGAAAGTCCAACGACAAAAAGACCCAATGAAATACTTTAGTTGCATAAAACGAGGAAATGAAAAGCTTTGCCAGATCAAAACCTTCTACGTATAGAAAGCCTCAAGAAACATAGAACtagaaaattagattttaaaaaataacttaatgCAAACAATGGATAAATTAAAatgggtattttttttctttggcaggaagaaataattaaaaaaatcaatcaaaagaagtgagaaaaaagaaattctaaGGGGATCTAAGAAAACCATCGACAATAGTGTAAACAGCCAAACAttacaaagaaaaacaatttaaatcaaaatgcatacaaacaattaaaacagtAATGACATATTGCTGCCATTCATCTCTGCGTCTCATTCTCACCTTGCAACTGAGACAGTCCAGGGAGTGACAAGCTGATCCTCTGTGGCACTATCCTCACCGTACACGTCCTCAACACCCCCTCCAAAACCAGACTTACCCTCCACATCCATCACTGAATCACCAGTACCGTTCCTCATCTCCTTCATTGTCCTAtccatcaattttaactcctcCGATACCCAAAACCAACACAGAGTCAAAATAACAAGCAGAATGCTTTGCAGAAACGAAAAACCGCTACCCTCCTTTTATATCCtcgttttcctttctttttctcttgttttgttgaGTCGTTGCATATGGAGTTGAAAATAAAGGAGTTGGAATGAAAGAGA
This genomic window from Carya illinoinensis cultivar Pawnee chromosome 7, C.illinoinensisPawnee_v1, whole genome shotgun sequence contains:
- the LOC122317447 gene encoding NADP-dependent malic enzyme, which encodes MDRTMKEMRNGTGDSVMDVEGKSGFGGGVEDVYGEDSATEDQLVTPWTVSVASGYTLLRDPRHNKGLAFNGKERDAHYLRGLLPPSVLSQELQERKLMHNLRQYKVPLQRYMAMMDLQERNERLFYKLLIDNVEELLPVVYTPTVGEACQKYGSIFRHPQGLYISLKEKGKILEVLKNWPEKSIQVIVVTDGERILGLGDLGCQGMGIPVGKLSLYTALGGVRPSACLPITIDVGTNNEELLNDEFYIGLRHKRATGQEYTELLDEFMSAVKQNYGEKVLIQFEDFANHNAFELLSRYRSSHLVFNDDIQGTASVVLSGIIAALKLVGGSLADHTFLFLGAGEAGTGIAELIALEMSKQTKAPLEQTRKKIWLVDSKGLIVNSRRESLQHFKKPWAHDHEPVKGLLHAVKAIKPTVLIGSSGVGKTFTKEVVEAMASFNEKPLILALSNPTSQSECTAEEAYAWSEGRAIFASGSPFDAVEYGGKVFVPGQANNAYIFPGLGLGLIISGAIRVHDDMLLVASETLAAQVTRENFDKGLIYPPFSNIRKISAHIAADVAAKAYDLGLASRLPRPKDLVKYAESCMYSPVYRSYR